In Bradyrhizobium paxllaeri, the genomic stretch AGCCAAATCGCCTGCCGACGTCGCCTCCCGCGCAGAGATCGTGCTCGCGAGCCTGCCGACACCTGACATCGTCAAGGCAGTTGCACTTGGCCCCGACGGCATCAGCAGCGGCAATCGCGCGCGAATCGTGGTCGATTTGTCGACCACTGGCCCCGGCGCGGCCAAGCTGGTGGCGGAAGGCCTGAAGGCAAAAGGCATGACACTGGTTGATGCGCCCGTGAGTGGCGGCATCAAGGGTGCCGTCAACGGCACGCTCGCCGTGATGGTATCGTGCCCGCAGGCGACCTATGACACCGTGCAGCCGATCCTGAAGAATTTCGGCAAGCTGTTCTATACCGGCGACAAGCCCGGCGTGGCCCAGACGGCCAAGCTTGCCAACAATTTGATGGCGGCTGCGGCGCTGGTGATCACCTCCGAAGCGGTGGCGATGGGCGTCAAGGGCGGCGTCAACGCCAAGGTCCTGATCGACATCATCAATGCCAGCAGCGGCCGCAACAGTGCGTCCGAAGACAAGTTCCCGCGCGCAGTGCTGCCCGGCACATTCGATTTCGGATTTGCGACCGGGCTTTCCTACAAGGACGTGCGGCTCTGTGTCGACGAAGCGGAAGCCATGGGCGTGCCGATGGTCTGCGGCGCGGTGGTGCGGCAGATGCTTGCGATCACCAACGCCAAATATGGCGCGGCGTCGGACTTCACATCCATCGCCAAAGTCGTTGAGGAATG encodes the following:
- a CDS encoding NAD(P)-dependent oxidoreductase; translation: MAGETLGVIGTGRMGGPMAGRLLDAGYSLVIYDTQNEAMQPLLKRGAQQAKSPADVASRAEIVLASLPTPDIVKAVALGPDGISSGNRARIVVDLSTTGPGAAKLVAEGLKAKGMTLVDAPVSGGIKGAVNGTLAVMVSCPQATYDTVQPILKNFGKLFYTGDKPGVAQTAKLANNLMAAAALVITSEAVAMGVKGGVNAKVLIDIINASSGRNSASEDKFPRAVLPGTFDFGFATGLSYKDVRLCVDEAEAMGVPMVCGAVVRQMLAITNAKYGAASDFTSIAKVVEEWAGVQMRG